A stretch of DNA from Rhizobium sp. N324:
CCGGTGGCTTGCCCCGCAAGAAGACGGCAAGCGGAACGGCCTATCACGAGGCCGGCAGCGGTGAGCCGCTGGTTCTCATTCATGGCGTCGGCATGCGGCTCGAAGCTTGGGCGCCGCAGATCACCTTTCTGTCGGCCGGCCATCGTGTCATCGCCGTCGACATGCCGGGACATGGCGAGAGCGCAAAATTGCCGGCGGGCAGCCGCCTCAATGAGTTTGTCGCCTGGTTCGGGCGTTTTCTCGACGAGATGGCAATCGATAGGGTGAATGTTGCCGGCCACTCCATGGGTGCGTTGGTATCCGGAGGAGCGGCGGCGACGTTCGGCGAACGGATCAGCCGTGTCGCGTACCTTAACGGCGTTTACAGGCGCGATCCGCAAGCAAAGGCTGCCGTGCTCGCACGGGCCGCGGCCATTCCGGTGACGGGTGTGGACAAGGAAGGTCCCTTGGCGCGCTGGTTCGGCGATGACGCAGACAGCGTTGTTGCGCGGGAATTGACGCGCAAATGGCTCAACCTCGTCGATCCGGAGGGTTATGCTGTCGCTTACGCCGCCTTCGCCGGCGGCGACGAGACCTATGCCGATCACTGGAAAAACGTGGCTGGGCCGGCCCTGTTCCTGACGGGGTCCGATGATCCGAATTCGACACCTCTGATGGCGCAGCAGATGGCGGCGCTTGCGCCGAAGGGCTGGGCCCGCATCGTCGAAGGCCATCGTCATATGGTGAACCTGACCGCGCCTGATATCGTCAATTCGCTGCTCGCCGAGTGGCTGTCGTTCGGGGAGGGTGAACGATGACAATCCAGACTGTCGACCCAAGGGCATTGCGAGATGCATTCGGCGCTTTTCCCACAGGCGTGACCGTCGTCACCGCCTGCGACGGAGATGGAAATCCGATCGGCTTCACCGCGAACTCCTTCACATCGGTCTCGCTCAATCCGCCCTTGCTCCTCGTCTGCCTTGCCAAGACGTCGCGCAATTTCGCCACCATGACCGGTACGCCGCATTTCGCGATCAACGTGCTGTCGGAAACGCAGAAGGACGTGTCGAACACCTTTGCGCGGCCGGTCGAAGACAGATTTGCGGCAGTCGAATGGGCCAAGGGATCGGCGGGCTGCCCGATCTTCTCGAATGTGGCCGCCTGGTTCGAATGCGCCATGGAAGAGGTCGTCGAGGCCGGCGACCATGTCATCCTGATGGGGCGTATCGAATCCTTCGACAATAGCGGCCGCAACGGTCTCGGCTATGCGCGCGGCGGCTATTTCACGCCGACGCTCGCAAGCAAGGCGGTTTCCGCGGCAAGCGAAGGCAATATCGAACTTGCAGCCGTCGTCGAGCGCCGCGGAGAAGTTCTTCTGCTCGGCGACGATGTGCTCTCCCTGCCGAGCGTCGACGCTCATGACGGCAACCCGACCGAGGCGCTGCAGGAATATCTGGAGACGCTCACCGGGCTGAAGGTCAGCATCGGCTTTCTCTATTCAGTCTATGAGGGCAAGAGCGATGGGAAGCAGCACATCGTCTATCACGCCGTTGCCGGAGACGGTGAGCCCGCCGGCGGCAGGTTCGTAAAACCTGACGCCCTGGCTGCGGCAAAATTCAAGACCAGCTCGACCGCCGATATCGTCAACCGCTTCGCGATGGAAAGCTCGATCGGCAATTTCGGCGTCTATTTCGGTGACGAGACCGGCGGCACCATTCATCCCATTCCAGCCAAGGGCGCAAAAGCATGAAGTTCTCCCTCTTCGTCCATATGGAACGGCTCGACGCCAACCAGAGCCATAAGAGCCTCTATGAGGAATTCGTCGCGCTCTGCGAGATCGCCGACAAAGGCGGCATGCATGCGATCTGGACGGGCGAACACCATGGCATGGATTTCACCATTGCCCCCAACCCCTTCGTGACCATTGCCGATCTCGCGCGCCGCACATCGCGGGCAAGGCTCGGGACGGGGACGGTGATCGCCCCCTTCTGGCATCCGATCAAGCTTGCCGGCGAAGCGGCGATGACCGACATCATCTGCGACGGAAGGCTCGACATCGGCATTGCCCGCGGCGCCTATTCCTTCGAATACGAGCGTCTGCTGCCCGGCCTCGACGCCTGGGGCGCCGGCCAGCGCATGCGCGAGCTCATCCCGGCGGTCAAGGGCATCTGGAAGGGCGACTATGCCCATGACGGCGAGTTCTTCAAGTTTCCTGCCACCACTTCTGCGCCGAAGCCGCTGCAGCAGCCGAACCCGCCGATCTGGGTCGCCGCGCGCGATCCGAACTCGCACGAATTTGCCGTCGCCAACGGCTGTAATGTTCAGGTGACGCCGCTCTGGCAGGGCGATGACGAGGTCCAGTCGCTGATGGACCGCTTCAACGATGCCTGCGCCAAGAACCCTGGTATCGAGCGGCCGAAGATCATGCTGCTGCGCCACACCTACGTCGGCTCGTCGGAAGAGGACGTCGCCCAGGCGGCCTATGAACTCAGCGTCTACTACAACTACTTCTTCGCCTGGTTCAAGAATGAGAAGCCGGTTACCCAAGGCCTGATCGAGCGGATCCCGGACGAGCAGATCCGCGCAAACGCGATGCTCTCGGACGAGGTCATGCGCACCAACAATGTCGTTGGTGACGTGCAGACCGTGATCGACCGGCTCAAGGCCTATGAAGCGCTCGGCTATGACGAATATTCTTTCTGGATCGACACCGGCATGAGTTTCGAGCGCAAGAAGGCGTCGCTTGAGCGCTTCATCACCGAGGTCATGCCGGCATTTCAGGAGTAAAGCCATGCGGCGTTTCCAGCACTATATCGACGGTGAATTCTCGGATGGCGAGGCTTCTTATCCGAGCATCGATCCGGCGACCGGCGCGGTCTGGGCTGAGATGCCCGAAGCCCGCGAAGCGGATGTCGATCGGGCAGTGAACGCTGCCGAACGGGCGCTTTATGAAGGCCCCTGGGCGAAGATGACGGCCACCCAACGCGGCAAGCTGCTTTACAAGCTCGCCGATCTCGTTGCCGCCAACGCGCCGATTCTGGCGGAACTGGAGACGCGCGACACCGGCAAGATCATCCGCGAGACCTCCGCGCAGATCGCCTATGTCGCCGAATATTATCGTTACTATGCCGGCATATCGGACAAGATCGAAGGCTCCTACCTGCCGATCGACAAGCCCGACATGGACGTCTGGCTTCGCCGCGAGCCGATCGGCGTCGTTGCGATGGTCGTGCCGTGGAACAGCCAGCTCTTCCTGTCGGCGGTGAAGATCGGCCCGGCGCTTGCGGCCGGCTGCACGATGGTGGTCAAGGCCTCGGAAGACGGTCCGGCGCCGCTGCTCGAATTTGCCCGCCTAGTGCATGAGGCAGGTTTTCCCGCCGGCGTCGTCAACATCATCACCGGTTTCGGCCCCTCCTGCGGTGCGGCGCTTGGCCGTCACCCGAAGGTCGCCCATGTCGCCTTCACCGGCGGCCCGGAAACCGCCCGGCACGTCGTGCGCAACTCGGCCGAAAACCTCGCCTCAACCTCGCTTGAACTCGGCGGCAAGTCGCCCTTCATCGTCTTTGCCGACGCCGACCTCGAAAGTGCCGCCAACGCCCAGGTCGCGGGCATTTTCGCGGCGACGGGGCAGAGCTGCGTTGCCGGCTCGCGCCTGATCGTCGAGCGCAACGTCAAGGATAGGTTTGTCGCGCTGCTGCGCGAGAAGGCGGAAGCGATCCGCATCGGCGCGCCGCTCGACATGGCGACCGAAGTCGGCCCGCTTGCTACCAAGCGCCAGCAGGACAATATCGGCGCTCTCGTCGAGAAGTCGATCGAAAGCGGCGCCCGGCTCGTCACCGGCGGGCGCAAGATCGATGGCGAAGGTTATTATTTCCCGCCGACGATCCTCGATTGCGACGATGTCGCTTCGCCCTCGCTCACCGAGGAGTTCTTCGGGCCAGTCCTCTCCGTCGTCTCCTTCGAGACCGAGGCTGAGGCGCTGCGGCTTGCCAACGACACCCGCTATGGCCTGGCCTCCGGCATCTTCACCCAGAACCTCACCCGGGCGCACCGGCTGATGAAGGGCATCCGTGCCGGCATCGTCTGGGTCAACACCTACCGCGCCGTCTCGCCGATCGCGCCTTTCGGCGGCTGCGGCCTGTCGGGCCACGGCAGGGAAGGCGGCATGGCCGCGGCGCTCGACTACACCCGCACCAAGACGATCTGGCTCCGAACCTCCGACGATCCGATCCCCGATCCTTTCGTGATGAGGTGACGCCGATGTTTTACGAAATCCGCACCTATCGGCTGAAGAACGGCACGATCCCGCAATATCTCAAGGTCGTCGAAGAAGAGGGCATCGAGATCCAGAAGAGCCATCTCGGCACGCTGGTCGGCTACTTCTTCTCGGAGATCGGCACCATCAACGAGATCGTCCACATCTGGGCCTTTGCGAGCCTAGATGACAGGGAGGCAAGACGCCAGCGGCTGATAGCCGATCCCCGGTGGCAGGCCTTCCTGCCCAAGATTCGCGACCTCATCGAGGTGGCGGAAAACAAGATTATGAAGCCAGCAAGTTTCTCTCCCGGGAGCGAGGCGCACTGACGACATAAGGCATAACCCGCAGGACAAACCAGAACAGGGATAAGGGAACATGAAAACGACATTTGCTTTCGCGGCGGTTGCCGCATTCGTCGCGGTCTCCGCGCCGGCGCACGCCGACAACATGGTCTTCTCGAGCTGGGGCGGAACGACCCAGGATGCCCAGAAGGCGGCATGGGCAAGCCCGTTCACCGAGAAGACCGGCATTACCGTCGTGCAGGACGGCCCGACCGACTACGGCAAGCTGAAGGCCATGGTCGAAGCCGGCGAAGTCACCTGGGACGTCGTCGACGTCGAGGGCGACTATGCCGCCCAGGCCGGCAAGAGCGGCCAGCTCGAAAAGCTCGACTTCTCCGTCATCGACAAATCCAAGCTCGATCCGCGCTTTGTCACCGACTATTCGGTCGGCAGCTTCTATTATTCCTTCGTCATCGGCTGCAATGCCGATGCCGTCAAAGCCTGCCCGAAGACATGGGCCGACCTGTTCGACACGGCGAAGTTCCCCGGCAAGCGCACATTCTACAAGTGGTCGGCTCCCGGCGTGATCGAAGCGGCGCTTCTTGCCGACGGCGTGCCGGCCGACAAGCTTTATCCGCTCGATCTCGACCGCGCCTTCAAGAAGCTCGATACGATCAAGTCGGATATCATCTGGTGGTCGGGCGGCGCCCAGTCGCAGCAACTGCTGGCCTCAGCTGAAGCGCCCTTCGGCAGCGTCTGGAACGGCCGCATGACGGCGCTTGCTGCGACCGGCATCAAGGTTGAAACCTCCTGGGAACAGAACATCACCGCTGCCGATGCGCTCGTCGTGCCGAAGGGCTCGCCGAATGTCGAAGCTGCGATGAAGTTCATTGCACTGGCGACCTCGGCCGAACCGCAGGCCGCCCTGGCAAAGGCCACCGGATATGCGCCGATCAATATCGACTCGGCCAAGCTGATGGACCCGGAAACGGCCAAGACCCTGCCGGACCAGCAGACCGCAAGCCAGGTCAATGCCGATATGAACTACTGGGCTGATAATCGCGATGCCATCGGCGAGAAGTGGTACGCTTGGCAGGCGAAATAAGCTGAAGCTTGAGATCAACGGGCACGGCGAAGGTCGCCGTGCCCCCGCAGCGCCAGTGCCAATCGGTTGCACCTATGCGCCTCGCGGAAATTGACGGGTGGGAAGGACTGTCATGTCGACGTTTAGCGATGCCTCCGGCGTAATTGCGCCCTTGCCGAAGATACGCAGGCCAACAGGTTTCAGCGGGGTCGTTCCGGCTTTCGCCTTCGTCGGTATCTTTTTCGTCGTGCCGGTGGCGATACTGCTGTTGCGCAGCGTGCTGGAACCCGTGCCGGGTTTGGGAAACTATGCGCAACTGATCGGGTCTTCGACCTATCTGAAGATTTTCGCCAACACCTTCATCGTCTCGGGTCTCGTCACGGTGATTTCGCTCGCGATCGGTTTTCCCGTCGCCTGGGCGCTGGCAATCATGCCCGGACGGCTGACTTCGGTGATCTTTGCGATCCTGCTGCTGTCGATGTGGACCAACCTCCTGGCCCGCACCTATGCCTGGATGGTGCTCCTGCAGAGGACGGGGCTCATCAACAAGATGCTGATGGGAATGGGCCTGATCGACCAGCCGCTGGCGCTCGTCAACAATCTGACCGGTGTCACGATCGGCATGACCTATATCATGCTGCCTTTTATCATCCTGCCGCTCTATGGCGTGATTAAGAAGATCGACCCATCGACCCTGCAGGCGGCCGCCCTTTGCGGTGCCAACCGTTGGCAATGCCTGACGCGGGTCCTGCTGCCGCTGGCGATGCCCGGCATGGCGGCCGGCGCCCTGATGGTCTTCGTCATGTCGCTCGGTTATTTCGTCACGCCCTCGCTTCTCGGCGGCACTGCCAACATGATGCTTGCAGAGCTGATCGCGCAGTTCGTGCAGTCGCTGGTCAACTGGGGCATGGGCGGCGCGGCGGCGCTGGTGCTCCTGGTGGTGACGCTCTCGCTTTATGCCGTGCAGCTGCGTTTTTTCGGCAACCAGAACCCGGGAGGGCGTTGATATGTTGCTCAATTTCGACCGTCTTGGCTGGTGGAAATACCTCCTTCTCGGCATAACGCTTTTGACCGCAGCCTTCCTGCTGCTGCCGATCGTCTTCATCGCGGCGCTGTCCTTCGGCTCCTCGCAATGGCTGATCTTTCCGCCGCCGGGCTGGACGTTTCAATGGTACAGCCAGCTCTTTGCCGACCCTCGCTGGCTGGAATCGGCTTTGACGAGCTTCAAGATCGCCGTCATCGTCACGGTTCTGTCGGTACTGCTCGGGCTCGTGACATCCTTCGGACTGGTGCGTGGTTCATTCATGTTCCGCGATGCGCTGAAAGCGCTGTTTCTGACGCCGATGATCCTTCCGGTCGTGGTTCTCGCCGTTGCCCTCTACGCCTTCTTTCTCAGGATTGGCCTTGGGGGAACCTTGACGGGTTTTGTCATTTCGCACCTGGTGCTGGCGCTGCCCTTCTCGATCCTGTCGATATCGAGTGCGCTTGAAGGTTTCGACAAGTCGATCGAGGATGCGGCGGTGCTCTGCGGCGCCTCGCCCCTTGAGGCAAAGATCAGGGTCACCCTTCCGGCAATCAGCCATGGGCTGTTTTCGGCGGCCGTCTTCTCGTTCCTCACATCCTGGGACGAGGTGGTGGTGGCGATCTTCATGTCCAGTCCGACCTTGCAGACGCTGCCCGTGAAAGTATGGGCGACGCTGCGGCAAGACCTGACGCCTATTGTCGCAGCGGCGTCGACCCTTCTCATCCTTTTGACGATCATCTTGATGGCCCTGGTTGCCGTCGTGCGTAAGGTACTGAAACAATGAACGAACCATTCCTTCAGATCCGCGGCATACGCAAGGAATACGGCGCAGTCGTCGCCGTGCACGATGTCACTCTCGACGTTCGGCGCGGGGAGTTCCTGACCTTTCTCGGGCCATCCGGATCCGGCAAGAGCACGACGCTCTACATTCTGGCCGGATTTGACAATCCGACGAAAGGCGACATTACGCTGGAGGGCAAGACCTTGCTCGCCACGCCGTCGCACAAGCGCAATATTGGCATGGTGTTCCAGCGCTATACCCTGTTTCCGCATCTGACGGTGGGCGAAAACATCGCCTTTCCGCTGAAGGTCCGGCGCAAATCGAAGGCCGAGATCGACAGCAAGGTGAAGGAAATGCTGCGCCTCGTCCGGCTCGAAGGCTTCGAGGATCGCAAGCCGGCGCAAATGTCCGGCGGCCAGCAGCAGCGTGTGGCGCTGGCCAGAGCCCTTGCCTATGATCCGCCGGTGCTTCTGATGGACGAACCGCTGTCGGCGCTCGACAAGAAGCTGCGCGAGGAAATCCAGCATGAGATCCGCCGCATCCATCAGCAGACCGAAGTGACGATCCTTTACGTCACGCACGACCAGGAAGAGGCGCTGCGGCTCTCCGACCGCATCGCCGTCTTTTCCAAGGGCGTCATCGACCAGATCGGCACGGGCCCCGAACTCTACGCCAACCCGAAGACCCGCTTCGTTGCCGAATTCATCGGCGACAGCGACTTCATTTCCTGCGACCTGCTTTCGTCATCAGACGGACAGGCCACCATTTCGCTCGGCGGCGGAACCGTCTTCAACAGCATTCCGGTGCATGGGAAAGGCGCCTCAGGCACAAAAGCAGCCCTGATGCTGAGGCCGGAGCGCATTCGGCTGTCACGCGCCCAAGCCGGCGCGGGTCTCGCCGCCACCGTCAGCGACATTACTTTCCTCGGCAACAATATCCACGTGTCCACAGAAACCGCGAAGGGCGAAGCGCTGGCGGTTCGCCTGCCGTTCGGTCATGAGGCGATCACCGGGCTCAGCCGTGGAGACACGGTGCATCTGGATTTCGATCCGGGTGCGGCTCACGTGTTCTGTTGAAGGTCGTCCTATGAAGCTCAGTGATCCCTCGCTGTTCCGTCAGGCATGTCCGGTCGCCGGCCGCTGGATCGAGGCGGGAGGCCGCCTCGCGACGATGGTGCGCAATCCGGCGACGGGCGAGCCGCTCGGTGCGGTCCCCGATCTCGGTTCCGCCGAAACGGAGGAGGCCATCGCCGCCGCCGTCACTGCCCAGAAGCTTTGGGCGAAGAAGACTGCCGGCGAGCGCGCCGCCGTTCTCAAGGCATGGCACCGCCTGATGATCGAGAACCGCGACGATCTGGCGATGATCTTGACGCTGGAACAGGGAAAACCGCTCGCTGAAGCCATGGGGGAGATCACCTATGGCGCGAGCTTCATCGAATGGTTTGCCGAAGAGGCAAGGCGCATCAACGGCGAGACCATACCGGGACACCAACCGGACAAGCGCATCCTCGTCCTGCGCCAGCCGGCAGGAGTGGTGGCCGCGATCACGCCCTGGAACTTTCCAAACGCGATGATCACCCGCAAGGTCGGCCCCGCACTTGCCGCCGGCTGTGCCGTCGTTCTGAAGCCGGCGCCGCAGACGCCGTTCTCGGCAATCGCCATCGCCGTTCTCGCCGAGCGCGCCGGCCTGCCGCCCGGGCTGCTCAACATCGTCACCGGTGACGCTGCCGCAATCGGCGGGACGCTGACGGCAAGCCGTGATATCCGGGTCCTGACTTTCACCGGTTCCACCCGGACGGGCGAGCTGCTTTACCGGCAATGCGCGCCGACGATCAAAAAGCTCGGGCTCGAGCTTGGCGGGAATGCACCCTTCATCGTCTTCGACGATGCCGATCTCGACGCGGCCGTCGAAGGCGCGATCATCGCCAAATTCCGCAACAATGGCCAGACCTGCGTCTGTGCCAACCGGCTTTATGTCCAGGACGGCGTCTACGAGGCCTTTGCCGCCAAGCTCGCAACCGCCGTTGCGGCCCTGAAGGTCGGCAACGGCCTCGACAGGGATGTCGTGCTTGGCCCGCTCATCGACGACAACGCCGTCGCCAAGGTCGAAGCCCATATCGACGATGCCGTCGCAAGGGGTGCGGCGATCGTTTCAGGCGGCAAGCGCCACGCACTCGGCGGGCTTTTCTTCGAACCGACCATTCTGCGCGATGTCGCGGCCGGCATGCAGGTCGCCCGTGAGGAAACCTTCGGGCCTCTTGCGCCGCTCTTTCGTTTCCGCGACGAAGAGGACGTCATCGCACAGGCAAACGACACCGAATTCGGGCTTGCCTCGTATTTTTACGCGCGCGATCTGTCGCGGGTTTTCCGCGTGGCCGAAGCGCTCGAATATGGAATGGTCGGGGTCAATACCGGCCTGGTCTCCACCGCCGAGGCGCCGTTCGGCGGCGTCAAGATGTCGGGTCTCGGCCGCGAAGGCTCCAGGCACGGGTTGGACGAGTATACAGAACTCAAATATGTATGCCTGGGCGGCATTGCCTGACTTGGTCGATGCTTGCGCTTCGCCGCAACGAAAGACCGGAATGCCTCTCGCCAGCATCGCCATGTATGTCACATCGAAGCCGCTCGCGGATGCGACGGCCGAGCTCTGGTCGTTCCTCCGGCGCTACCTTTCGCAGGCCGGTCTGACGGACTTGCCCGAGACGCTCGATCGGACGGTAGCCTAC
This window harbors:
- a CDS encoding aldehyde dehydrogenase, whose product is MRRFQHYIDGEFSDGEASYPSIDPATGAVWAEMPEAREADVDRAVNAAERALYEGPWAKMTATQRGKLLYKLADLVAANAPILAELETRDTGKIIRETSAQIAYVAEYYRYYAGISDKIEGSYLPIDKPDMDVWLRREPIGVVAMVVPWNSQLFLSAVKIGPALAAGCTMVVKASEDGPAPLLEFARLVHEAGFPAGVVNIITGFGPSCGAALGRHPKVAHVAFTGGPETARHVVRNSAENLASTSLELGGKSPFIVFADADLESAANAQVAGIFAATGQSCVAGSRLIVERNVKDRFVALLREKAEAIRIGAPLDMATEVGPLATKRQQDNIGALVEKSIESGARLVTGGRKIDGEGYYFPPTILDCDDVASPSLTEEFFGPVLSVVSFETEAEALRLANDTRYGLASGIFTQNLTRAHRLMKGIRAGIVWVNTYRAVSPIAPFGGCGLSGHGREGGMAAALDYTRTKTIWLRTSDDPIPDPFVMR
- a CDS encoding LLM class flavin-dependent oxidoreductase — translated: MKFSLFVHMERLDANQSHKSLYEEFVALCEIADKGGMHAIWTGEHHGMDFTIAPNPFVTIADLARRTSRARLGTGTVIAPFWHPIKLAGEAAMTDIICDGRLDIGIARGAYSFEYERLLPGLDAWGAGQRMRELIPAVKGIWKGDYAHDGEFFKFPATTSAPKPLQQPNPPIWVAARDPNSHEFAVANGCNVQVTPLWQGDDEVQSLMDRFNDACAKNPGIERPKIMLLRHTYVGSSEEDVAQAAYELSVYYNYFFAWFKNEKPVTQGLIERIPDEQIRANAMLSDEVMRTNNVVGDVQTVIDRLKAYEALGYDEYSFWIDTGMSFERKKASLERFITEVMPAFQE
- a CDS encoding ABC transporter permease, giving the protein MLLNFDRLGWWKYLLLGITLLTAAFLLLPIVFIAALSFGSSQWLIFPPPGWTFQWYSQLFADPRWLESALTSFKIAVIVTVLSVLLGLVTSFGLVRGSFMFRDALKALFLTPMILPVVVLAVALYAFFLRIGLGGTLTGFVISHLVLALPFSILSISSALEGFDKSIEDAAVLCGASPLEAKIRVTLPAISHGLFSAAVFSFLTSWDEVVVAIFMSSPTLQTLPVKVWATLRQDLTPIVAAASTLLILLTIILMALVAVVRKVLKQ
- a CDS encoding NAD-dependent succinate-semialdehyde dehydrogenase produces the protein MKLSDPSLFRQACPVAGRWIEAGGRLATMVRNPATGEPLGAVPDLGSAETEEAIAAAVTAQKLWAKKTAGERAAVLKAWHRLMIENRDDLAMILTLEQGKPLAEAMGEITYGASFIEWFAEEARRINGETIPGHQPDKRILVLRQPAGVVAAITPWNFPNAMITRKVGPALAAGCAVVLKPAPQTPFSAIAIAVLAERAGLPPGLLNIVTGDAAAIGGTLTASRDIRVLTFTGSTRTGELLYRQCAPTIKKLGLELGGNAPFIVFDDADLDAAVEGAIIAKFRNNGQTCVCANRLYVQDGVYEAFAAKLATAVAALKVGNGLDRDVVLGPLIDDNAVAKVEAHIDDAVARGAAIVSGGKRHALGGLFFEPTILRDVAAGMQVAREETFGPLAPLFRFRDEEDVIAQANDTEFGLASYFYARDLSRVFRVAEALEYGMVGVNTGLVSTAEAPFGGVKMSGLGREGSRHGLDEYTELKYVCLGGIA
- a CDS encoding alpha/beta fold hydrolase, translating into MLTAGSISGVAAAKSAAGGLPRKKTASGTAYHEAGSGEPLVLIHGVGMRLEAWAPQITFLSAGHRVIAVDMPGHGESAKLPAGSRLNEFVAWFGRFLDEMAIDRVNVAGHSMGALVSGGAAATFGERISRVAYLNGVYRRDPQAKAAVLARAAAIPVTGVDKEGPLARWFGDDADSVVARELTRKWLNLVDPEGYAVAYAAFAGGDETYADHWKNVAGPALFLTGSDDPNSTPLMAQQMAALAPKGWARIVEGHRHMVNLTAPDIVNSLLAEWLSFGEGER
- a CDS encoding flavin reductase family protein, producing the protein MTIQTVDPRALRDAFGAFPTGVTVVTACDGDGNPIGFTANSFTSVSLNPPLLLVCLAKTSRNFATMTGTPHFAINVLSETQKDVSNTFARPVEDRFAAVEWAKGSAGCPIFSNVAAWFECAMEEVVEAGDHVILMGRIESFDNSGRNGLGYARGGYFTPTLASKAVSAASEGNIELAAVVERRGEVLLLGDDVLSLPSVDAHDGNPTEALQEYLETLTGLKVSIGFLYSVYEGKSDGKQHIVYHAVAGDGEPAGGRFVKPDALAAAKFKTSSTADIVNRFAMESSIGNFGVYFGDETGGTIHPIPAKGAKA
- a CDS encoding ABC transporter ATP-binding protein, translating into MNEPFLQIRGIRKEYGAVVAVHDVTLDVRRGEFLTFLGPSGSGKSTTLYILAGFDNPTKGDITLEGKTLLATPSHKRNIGMVFQRYTLFPHLTVGENIAFPLKVRRKSKAEIDSKVKEMLRLVRLEGFEDRKPAQMSGGQQQRVALARALAYDPPVLLMDEPLSALDKKLREEIQHEIRRIHQQTEVTILYVTHDQEEALRLSDRIAVFSKGVIDQIGTGPELYANPKTRFVAEFIGDSDFISCDLLSSSDGQATISLGGGTVFNSIPVHGKGASGTKAALMLRPERIRLSRAQAGAGLAATVSDITFLGNNIHVSTETAKGEALAVRLPFGHEAITGLSRGDTVHLDFDPGAAHVFC
- a CDS encoding ABC transporter substrate-binding protein, giving the protein MKTTFAFAAVAAFVAVSAPAHADNMVFSSWGGTTQDAQKAAWASPFTEKTGITVVQDGPTDYGKLKAMVEAGEVTWDVVDVEGDYAAQAGKSGQLEKLDFSVIDKSKLDPRFVTDYSVGSFYYSFVIGCNADAVKACPKTWADLFDTAKFPGKRTFYKWSAPGVIEAALLADGVPADKLYPLDLDRAFKKLDTIKSDIIWWSGGAQSQQLLASAEAPFGSVWNGRMTALAATGIKVETSWEQNITAADALVVPKGSPNVEAAMKFIALATSAEPQAALAKATGYAPINIDSAKLMDPETAKTLPDQQTASQVNADMNYWADNRDAIGEKWYAWQAK
- a CDS encoding ABC transporter permease: MSTFSDASGVIAPLPKIRRPTGFSGVVPAFAFVGIFFVVPVAILLLRSVLEPVPGLGNYAQLIGSSTYLKIFANTFIVSGLVTVISLAIGFPVAWALAIMPGRLTSVIFAILLLSMWTNLLARTYAWMVLLQRTGLINKMLMGMGLIDQPLALVNNLTGVTIGMTYIMLPFIILPLYGVIKKIDPSTLQAAALCGANRWQCLTRVLLPLAMPGMAAGALMVFVMSLGYFVTPSLLGGTANMMLAELIAQFVQSLVNWGMGGAAALVLLVVTLSLYAVQLRFFGNQNPGGR
- a CDS encoding NIPSNAP family protein, which gives rise to MFYEIRTYRLKNGTIPQYLKVVEEEGIEIQKSHLGTLVGYFFSEIGTINEIVHIWAFASLDDREARRQRLIADPRWQAFLPKIRDLIEVAENKIMKPASFSPGSEAH